From Lolium perenne isolate Kyuss_39 chromosome 5, Kyuss_2.0, whole genome shotgun sequence, a single genomic window includes:
- the LOC127304380 gene encoding uncharacterized protein produces the protein MSTHPVAAGGGNGGINCKRSAPLWPNLPDDLLGKVLSRIVSPRDRARFATVCGAWRAAASRKPAPPVAPLLLLSSCGHSKTEHLCSPDDSWVFHSPSTAANKRLVGSHDGGWVALLDTDNCVLAIVNLFSGDEVALSAEQSNIASVWPHLQPEGVSKLIFSGNPASSDGCILAAIVDGWLWITLCRVGCHDGRWTANCWDQGLIDIAFCNGDLYGLTRPSRELYKFEIGMEGDCTLVVTASQRLSIQRPNELTWNDGTKGGYMSYIFELQGKTSMAVRTRWLPHLGPFFKVFELADMDADEVYKHKWVEVASFGGHALFIGPTRSKAVHVPVSAEHHGLERNHVYYTKYTCSWLNSLPEDALYSVASDGGHIKMYSKKDQHFGDSVERTGYYMEGCNYATWVHPPDL, from the coding sequence ATGTCTACGCATCCGGTGGCCGCCGGCGGCGGCAACGGCGGTATCAATTGCAAGCGGTCGGCGCCGCTGTGGCCGAACCTTCCTGACGACCTTCTCGGCAAGGTTCTCTCCAGGATAGTCTCCCCGCGCGACCGCGCGCGCTTCGCCACCGTCTGCGGGGCATGGCGCGCCGCCGCGTCGCGGAAACCGGCGCCGCCCGTCGCCCCGCTGCTGCTCCTCTCGTCGTGCGGCCACAGCAAGACGGAGCACCTGTGCAGCCCCGACGACAGCTGGGTCTTCCATTCCCCGAGCACGGCGGCCAACAAGCGTTTGGTCGGCTCCCATGACGGCGGCTGGGTCGCCCTGTTGGACACGGACAACTGCGTGCTCGCCATCGTGAACCTGTTTTCCGGCGATGAGGTGGCGCTCTCGGCGGAGCAAAGTAACATCGCATCGGTGTGGCCGCACTTGCAGCCGGAGGGCGTCTCCAAACTCATCTTCTCCGGGAACCCCGCTTCCTCGGACGGCTGCATCCTCGCCGCCATCGTAGACGGATGGCTCTGGATCACATTGTGCAGAGTTGGCTGCCACGATGGTAGGTGGACCGCGAATTGCTGGGACCAGGGTTTGATCGACATTGCCTTCTGCAACGGTGACCTCTATGGTCTAACGAGACCTAGCCGGGAACTGTACAAATTTGAAATCGGAATGGAGGGAGACTGCACTCTGGTGGTCACGGCCAGCCAACGGCTGTCCATCCAAAGGCCCAACGAGCTCACTTGGAACGATGGAACTAAAGGAGGGTACATGAGCTACATCTTCGAGTTGCAGGGCAAGACGTCGATGGCGGTTCGGACCCGGTGGTTGCCTCACCTTGGTCCTTTCTTCAAGGTCTTTGAGCTTGCTGATATGGATGCCGATGAGGTTTACAAACACAAGTGGGTAGAGGTGGCAAGTTTTGGCGGCCATGCCTTGTTCATCGGGCCAACTAGATCCAAGGCGGTGCACGTGCCGGTAAGTGCCGAGCACCATGGCCTAGAGAGGAATCACGTGTATTACACTAAATATACCTGCTCATGGCTAAACAGTTTGCCCGAAGATGCGTTGTATTCCGTGGCATCGGATGGTGGTCATATCAAGATGTATAGTAAGAAAGACCAACATTTTGGAGATAGCGTGGAAAGAACCGGATATTATATGGAGGGCTGTAATTATGCCACTTGGGTTCACCCGCCGGACCTGTAG
- the LOC139831827 gene encoding uncharacterized protein — MKPKGTSLGRNPLSDVPHRNPGVVSNGQGPGRHPLGGAPYLDLDTVISEQGLGRRILSGALHRRPGVVKNEQGSPHLTRRVRRVRKLAEPRRIRLGSWNVGSLTGKLRELVDTAVRRRVDVLCIQETKWKGQKANEVEDTGFKLWYTGTTSNKNGVGILVNKSLNDGVVDIKRQGDRMILVKLVVGDLVLNVISAYAPQVGHNESTKREFWEGLEDLVRRVPIGEKLFIGGDLNGHVGTSNIGFERVHGGFGYGIRNQEGEDVLSFALAYDMVVANTLFRKRESHLVTFSSGLHSSQIDFVLSRREDRRACIDCKVIPRESVVPQHKLVVADFRFRIRVQRGKRAKVARTKWWKLKGEASQAFRERVIKEGPWEEGGDANMMWTSMATCLRKVAVEEFGVTKGSRREAKDTWWWNDEVQKVIREKKDCFRCLYLDRSAANMEMYKVAKKAAKRTVSETRGQAYEDIYQRLNTKEGERDIRWPSSGRGRRGMSTKSNASRTERINFL; from the coding sequence ATGAAACCCAAAGGAACCTCGTTGGGGCGTAACCCTCTTAGCGACGTGCCACATCGGAACCCGGGTGTGGTGTCAAATGGGCAAGGGCCGGGCCGTCACCCCCTTGGTGGCGCGCCGTATCTTGATCTGGATACGGTGATAAGTGAGCAAGGGTTGGGTCGCCGCATCCTTAGTGGCGCGCTGCACCGACGCCCCGGTGTAGTGAAAAATGAGCAAGGATCTCCGCATTTGACTCGACGAGTGCGGAGGGTAAGGAAGTTAGCCGAGCCTAGGAGGATACGCTTAGGTAGCTGGAACGTAGGGTCCCTGACGGGTAAGTTACGGGAGTTAGTTGATACGGCGGTGAGGAGGCGTGTTGATGTCCTATGTATTCAAGAGACCAAATGGAAGGGACAGAAGGCGAATGAGGTGGAGGATACCGGTTTCAAGTTGTGGTACACGGGGACAACTTCAAACAAAAATGGAGTAGGCATCTTGGTCAATAAGAGCCTCAATGATGGAGTTGTGGACATCAAGAGGCAAGGGGACCGGATGATCCTTGTCAAGCTGGTCGTTGGGGACTTAGTCCTCAATGTTATCAGCGCGTATGCCCCACAAGTAGGCcacaatgagagcaccaagagggAGTTCTGGGAAGGCCTAGAGGACTTGGTTAGGAGGGTACCTATTGGTGAGAAGCTCTTCATAGGAGGAGACCTCAATGGCCATGTGGGTACATCCAACATAGGTTTTGAAAGGGTGCACGGGGGCTTTGGCTATGGCATCAGGAACCAAGAAGGAGAAGACGTCCTGAGCTTCGCTCTAGCCTATGACATGGTCGTAGCTAACACCCTCTTTAGGAAGAGAGAATCCCATCTAGTGACGTTCAGTAGTGGTCTACACTCTAGCCAGATTGATTTTGTCCTCTCTAGAAGAGAAGACAGACGCGCCTGCATTGATTGTAAGGTGATACCTAGAGAGAGTGTGGTCCCTCAACATAAGCTGGTGGTTGCTGACTTTCGCTTTAGGATCCGTGTCCAGCGGGGTAAGCGTGCCAAAGTCGCTAGAACAAAGTGGTGGAAGCTCAAGGGTGAGGCATCCCAGGCTTTCAGGGAGAGGGTTATTAAGGAGGGCCCTTGGGAGGAAGGAGGCGATGCAAACATGATGTGGACGAGTATGGCGACCTGCTTGCGGAAGGTCGCTGTAGAGGAGTTTGGGGTGACTAAGGGAAGTAGAAGGGAAGCTAAGGATACCTGGTGGTGGAACGATGAGGTCCAGAAAGTTATTAGGGAGAAGAAGGACTGTTTCAGATGCCTATATCTGGACAGGAGTGCAGCAAACATGGAGATGTACAAGGTGGCGAAGAAGGCTGCAAAGCGGACGGTGAGTGAAACAAGGGGTCAGGCGTATGAGGACATCTACCAACGTTTAAACACGAAGGAAGGCGAAAGGGACATAAGATGGCCAAGTTCAGGGAGAGGAAGACGAGGGATGTCAACGAAGTCAAATGCATCAAGGACGGAGAGGATCAACTTCTTGTGA